In Pyricularia oryzae 70-15 chromosome 2, whole genome shotgun sequence, one genomic interval encodes:
- a CDS encoding dephospho-CoA kinase, producing MLLIGLTGSIATGKSTVSSLLSSPPYSIPVIDADLLARQVVEPGTPGYRKIVAYFGPSTPDLLQPPNPAEPNGGIDGPTGKGRPLNRVMLGRRVFGDDPDRRRDRAVLNGIVHPAVRWAMYKSLAWYYIAGHRAVVLDVPLLFEAGLDRMCGTVVVVGVRDPAIQMARLRARDPHLSAEDAEDRVKSQGDVREKAQRCEARGGARGVVVWNDGDRTELERELRRAVHIIFESSPRWWSWALLLCPPLAVASGAWNFWQNTQINNEWKEMEQRGRARL from the coding sequence ATGCTGCTCATCGGTCTAACAGGGTCTATCGCCACGGGCAAGTCGACCGTGTCAAGCCTGCTTTCATCCCCACCCTACTCTATCCCTGTCATCGACGCGGACTTGCTCGCCCGGCAGGTCGTCGAGCCGGGAACTCCAGGGTACCGCAAAATCGTAGCATACTTTGGCCCGAGCACCCCGGACCTGCTGCAGCCGCCCAACCCCGCCGAACCCAATGGCGGCATCGATGGTCCCACCGGCAAAGGCAGGCCGCTGAACCGCGTCATGCTCGGCCGGCGCGTCTTTGGCGACGACCCGGACCGCAGGCGCGACCGGGCGGTCCTCAACGGCATCGTCCACCCGGCCGTCCGCTGGGCCATGTACAAATCCCTGGCCTGGTACTACATCGCGGGCCACCGCGCGGTGGTGCTCGACGTGCCGCTGCTCTTCGAGGCCGGGTTGGACAGGATGTGCGgcaccgtcgtcgtcgtgggcGTGCGGGACCCGGCCATCCAGATGGCGAGGCTGCGGGCGCGGGATCCGCACCTCAGCGCAGAGGACGCGGAGGATCGGGTGAAATCGCAAGGGGACGTGCGCGAAAAGGCCCAGAGGTGCGAGGCCAGgggtggcgcgcggggcgtcGTGGTCTGGAACGACGGGGATAGGACCGAGCTCGAGAGGGAGCTGAGGCGTGCCGTTCATATCATTTTTGAAAGCAGCCCCAGGTGGTGGAGCTGGGCGCTACTACTGTGCCCACCGTTGGCTGTTGCGTCTGGGGCTTGGAACTTTTGGCAGAACACGCAGATCAACAATGAGTGGAAGGAGATGGAGCAGAGAGGACGCGCGAGGCTGTAA
- a CDS encoding TATA-box-binding protein, with protein sequence MEGIQTHPSNAAQAKAFTAPGSLSFPGGHGELTPPNDANGQRPAANGAPLGSQAANGTGVTPATPAATPAATQTGSGLTPTLQNIVATVNLDCRLDLKTIALHARNAEYNPKRFAAVIMRIREPKTTALIFASGKMVVTGAKSEDDSKLASRKYARIIQKLGFNAKFTDFKIQNIVGSCDIKFPIRLEGLASRHHNFSSYEPELFPGLIYRMIKPKIVLLIFVSGKIVLTGAKVREEIYQAFEMIYPVLQDFRKV encoded by the exons ATGGAGGGTATTCAAACACACCCATCGAATGCGGCACAGGCCAAGGCATTCACTGCGCCTGGTTCTCTCTCCTTTCCTGGAGGTCATGGAGAGCTCACGCCTCCGAATGATGCCAACGGCCAGCGACCAGCTGCCAATGGCGCTCCGCTGGGGTCTCAAGCCGCAAATGGCACTGGGGTGACTCCCGCGACTCCAGCAGCAACTCCTGCCGCAACCCAGACTGGTAGCGGTTTGACACCGACGCTACA AAACATTGTAGCTACCGTGAACTTGGATTGCCGTTTGGATTTGAAGACTATTGCACTTCACGCCCGGAACGCGGAGTACAACCCTAAG CGTTTCGCTGCTGTTATCATGCGTATCCGTGAGCCAAAGACGACGGCTTTGATCTTCGCCTCAGGCAAGATGGTTGTCACCGGCGCCAAGTCCGAGGACGATTCGAAGCTTGCGTCCCGCAAGTACGCCCGTATCATCCAAAAGCTTGGGTTCAacgccaagttcaccgactTCAAGATCCAGAACATTGTTGGCTCGTGCGACATTAAATTCCCCATTCGCTTGGAGGGACTCGCTTCGCGCCATCACAATTTCAGTTCTTACGAGCCTGAGTTGTTCCCTGGTCTTATCTACCGCATGATCAAGCCGAAGATTGTCCTTCTAATCTTCGTAAGCGGAAAAATTGTCCTGACTGGCGCCAAGGTGCGCGAGGAGATCTACCAGGCCTTCGAGATGATCTACCCTGTCCTCCAAGACTTCCGCAAAGTCTAG